A single genomic interval of Staphylococcus hyicus harbors:
- a CDS encoding toxic anion resistance protein, giving the protein MREYDNSKVDQGHPLDQYFNSFDSNDVKPKHAHIEAMHEKQPQFSKEDQDKIKSLSQQIKPLDHDSLLHFGSNAQSHLSQFSHQMLNEIQSKDVGPIGDTLENLMKKLKEVNPEELSQKDDGILKKWFKRSKNSMQQLFSRMQSVSAQVDRISVELDKNKSLLVKDIKLLDQLYTQNKDYYDVLNLYIAAAEEKKQEIVTQVLPDMRAKVNQTENQMAVQDVADMEQFVDRLEKRIYDLQLSRQITLQSAPQIRMIQNINQALAEKIQSSILTSIPLWKNQMAIALTLQRQNKAAVAQKQVTDTTNEILLRNSEMLKQNARITAEENERGIVDIETLKTTQDNIIQTIEETLQIQAEGRQKRMQAEKDLQQLEANLRERLGDAETHRKQTDLYEQS; this is encoded by the coding sequence ATGAGAGAATATGACAATTCTAAAGTGGATCAAGGTCATCCTCTAGATCAATATTTTAATTCATTTGATAGTAATGATGTGAAACCTAAACATGCTCATATAGAAGCAATGCATGAAAAACAGCCACAATTTTCTAAGGAAGATCAAGATAAAATAAAAAGTTTATCGCAACAAATTAAACCTTTAGATCATGACAGTTTATTACATTTTGGCTCAAATGCACAATCTCACCTTTCTCAATTCTCCCATCAGATGTTAAATGAAATTCAGTCAAAAGATGTTGGACCTATTGGGGATACTTTAGAAAACTTGATGAAAAAATTAAAAGAAGTCAACCCAGAAGAATTGTCTCAAAAAGATGATGGTATTTTGAAAAAGTGGTTTAAACGTTCTAAAAATTCAATGCAACAACTCTTTTCCCGTATGCAATCTGTGAGTGCGCAAGTGGATCGCATTTCTGTTGAACTCGATAAAAACAAATCATTACTCGTTAAAGATATCAAGTTATTAGATCAACTGTATACTCAAAATAAAGATTATTATGATGTACTAAATTTATATATTGCAGCAGCCGAAGAAAAAAAACAAGAAATCGTTACCCAAGTGTTACCTGATATGCGTGCAAAAGTAAATCAAACTGAAAATCAAATGGCTGTCCAAGATGTTGCGGATATGGAGCAATTCGTAGACCGATTAGAAAAACGCATATATGATTTACAATTGTCACGTCAAATTACATTACAATCAGCGCCACAAATACGCATGATTCAAAATATTAACCAAGCACTAGCTGAAAAAATACAAAGTTCTATATTAACTAGTATTCCATTATGGAAAAATCAAATGGCTATTGCACTCACGCTACAACGTCAAAATAAAGCAGCTGTTGCTCAAAAGCAAGTGACGGATACTACGAATGAAATACTTCTAAGAAACTCAGAAATGTTAAAACAAAATGCACGTATTACGGCTGAGGAAAATGAGCGTGGTATTGTGGATATTGAAACATTGAAGACGACACAGGACAATATTATTCAAACGATTGAAGAGACACTCCAAATTCAAGCTGAAGGAAGACAGAAACGCATGCAAGCTGAAAAGGACTTGCAACAATTAGAGGCGAATTTAAGAGAGCGTCTCGGTGATGCTGAAACGCACCGCAAGCAAACTGATTTATATGAACAGTCATAA
- the cspA gene encoding cold shock protein CspA: protein MKQGTVKWFNAEKGFGFIEVEGENDVFVHFSAINQEGYKSLEEGQSVEFEVVEGDRGPQAANVVKL, encoded by the coding sequence ATGAAACAAGGTACAGTAAAATGGTTTAACGCTGAAAAAGGTTTTGGTTTTATCGAAGTTGAAGGTGAAAACGATGTATTCGTACACTTCTCAGCAATTAACCAAGAAGGTTACAAATCATTAGAAGAAGGTCAATCAGTTGAATTTGAAGTAGTTGAAGGCGACCGCGGTCCACAAGCTGCAAACGTTGTAAAACTATAA
- a CDS encoding vWA domain-containing protein, whose product MSDRFILFNDEQLDAMKVMMLQDLSRLLLKNPDTQVKIHKFPYYDAIENNVICSSFWAHRPEHIEKTGLKTDVLLATYSYFNMSPQIVNEVLNNEEGFQHPKLYRQLFKLIEEMRILHLIENERPSASKLIRTRRHIRQQYCETQIKVYRTKTIYSDLLFLNLELAFLTENFYDVPIIHDELSGILQHMYHYLPDFFNLKHSEDSLLLTQRIMFQIDEWLSEDMLNEYYHIPRQVYEALRHLTLDDIKRMDAAQTDGQSKESSETNTESLETKSADSETSGGAYLEMELHEGQNSDVLNDGDTAREGDSTDDMTNMEAKKGQGTKDNINHEDGGMIHGRQPLLALTGINQYVDIKWNTPEIKPEHIASYTQVQQSIQYETRDLIQIIKKTIDREYQDHRNNLTKGRLQKNLINWFVDDQYKVFYKKADMSQTFDATFTLLIDVSASMHDKMDETIKGVVLFHETLKTLNVRHEILAFNEDAFDADETYQPNIIDEIIQYHQSIYHSEAPRIMTLTPQDDNRDGVAIRIASERLLTRAEQQKFLIVFSDGEPSAFNYSQDGILDTYEAVENSRKLGIEVFNVFLSQNAITESTEQTIHNIYGAFAIFVEGVENLPSLLSPLLKKLLLKAF is encoded by the coding sequence ATGAGTGATCGTTTTATACTATTTAACGATGAACAGTTAGACGCTATGAAAGTGATGATGTTACAAGATTTATCCCGTTTATTGTTAAAAAATCCGGACACACAAGTTAAAATTCATAAATTCCCATATTATGATGCGATTGAAAACAATGTGATTTGTAGTTCATTTTGGGCGCATCGCCCCGAACATATTGAAAAAACAGGCTTAAAAACAGATGTGTTATTGGCGACTTACAGCTATTTTAATATGTCACCACAAATCGTAAATGAGGTACTAAATAACGAAGAAGGATTTCAGCATCCTAAATTATACAGACAACTTTTTAAACTTATTGAAGAAATGCGCATCCTTCATTTAATCGAAAATGAACGTCCTAGTGCGTCTAAATTGATTCGAACACGGCGTCACATTCGACAACAATATTGTGAAACACAAATTAAGGTATATCGAACTAAAACTATTTATTCAGATTTATTGTTTTTAAATTTAGAATTAGCCTTTTTAACTGAAAACTTTTATGACGTTCCAATTATACACGATGAATTAAGCGGTATCTTACAACATATGTATCACTACTTGCCTGATTTTTTCAACTTAAAACATAGTGAAGATAGCTTATTATTAACACAGCGTATTATGTTTCAAATTGATGAATGGTTATCTGAAGATATGCTGAATGAATATTATCATATTCCACGTCAAGTCTATGAAGCCCTTCGCCATTTAACGCTAGATGATATAAAGCGTATGGATGCAGCTCAAACGGATGGCCAATCTAAAGAGTCAAGCGAAACAAATACAGAATCTCTCGAAACAAAATCCGCTGATAGTGAAACATCTGGAGGCGCATATTTAGAAATGGAACTTCACGAAGGGCAAAATAGTGATGTTTTAAATGATGGTGACACAGCAAGAGAAGGTGATAGTACCGATGACATGACTAACATGGAAGCCAAAAAGGGACAAGGTACTAAAGACAACATTAACCATGAAGATGGCGGTATGATACATGGTCGCCAACCACTCTTGGCATTAACTGGTATCAATCAATATGTAGATATAAAATGGAATACACCAGAAATTAAACCTGAACACATTGCGTCTTATACACAAGTGCAACAATCCATACAATATGAAACACGGGATTTAATACAAATTATTAAAAAGACCATTGATCGTGAATATCAAGACCATCGTAATAATTTGACGAAAGGTCGACTACAAAAAAATTTAATCAACTGGTTTGTAGATGATCAATATAAAGTTTTCTATAAAAAAGCTGATATGAGTCAAACTTTTGATGCAACTTTTACATTATTAATTGATGTTTCCGCTAGTATGCATGACAAAATGGATGAAACCATTAAAGGCGTTGTATTATTTCACGAAACATTGAAAACGCTCAATGTGCGTCATGAAATTCTTGCATTTAATGAAGATGCTTTTGACGCTGATGAAACATATCAACCTAACATTATCGATGAAATCATTCAATACCATCAATCGATTTACCATAGTGAAGCACCTAGAATAATGACCTTAACCCCGCAAGATGATAACCGTGATGGCGTGGCGATTCGTATAGCGAGTGAACGATTGCTAACGCGTGCTGAGCAACAAAAATTTTTAATTGTCTTTTCAGATGGGGAACCTTCGGCATTTAACTATAGTCAAGATGGTATTTTGGACACATATGAAGCCGTAGAAAATAGCCGTAAACTCGGTATTGAAGTGTTTAATGTCTTCTTAAGTCAAAACGCAATAACTGAATCTACAGAACAAACCATTCATAATATATATGGTGCTTTTGCAATTTTTGTAGAAGGTGTTGAAAATTTGCCAAGTTTACTATCACCACTATTAAAAAAACTATTACTTAAAGCATTTTAA
- a CDS encoding DUF6501 family protein yields MLHETWKENTPIKQVKVVHVDAKKFKVSHMLTVGQVYNVVNETEEYYQIIDNSGLVGGYYKTYFEEL; encoded by the coding sequence ATGTTACATGAAACGTGGAAAGAAAACACGCCAATTAAACAAGTGAAGGTCGTCCATGTGGATGCCAAAAAATTTAAAGTCAGTCATATGTTAACGGTAGGCCAAGTATATAATGTCGTTAATGAAACTGAAGAATATTATCAAATTATTGATAATTCAGGACTAGTAGGTGGCTACTATAAAACGTATTTTGAAGAACTTTAA
- a CDS encoding VOC family protein, with the protein MSGIRSVTLATNDISQTIQLFHKTLGLNYKKYKGSVQFGDGELSPGTRIQFVEVPNGLQSPYRHFETVGLRTPSNEGLEHYTHILENAEIHYSDPRLLNGHAYFEFKDTTQQNFSIFSNEHNTGIGLGMPYDESNVNPLHQIQGLGPIVLKTNEIMVTYSLLTQIFDFTPLGEYTKDHEENKVIVLHQDNGGLGTEVHLYTPSTPVQFPEVGIIEQLEFTARDEHHFNTAIKQLDLNELPYQQLKNEQDNTRAIRINDVSGMSFILTLDES; encoded by the coding sequence ATGAGTGGTATTCGAAGTGTTACGTTAGCTACAAATGATATAAGTCAAACAATACAATTATTTCATAAAACGCTAGGACTTAATTATAAAAAATATAAAGGGTCTGTTCAATTTGGCGACGGTGAACTCTCACCCGGCACACGTATTCAATTCGTAGAAGTACCAAATGGTTTACAAAGTCCATATCGTCATTTTGAGACGGTTGGCTTAAGAACACCTTCAAATGAAGGGTTAGAACATTATACGCACATTTTAGAAAACGCCGAAATTCACTATTCTGACCCGCGTTTGCTTAATGGTCATGCATATTTTGAATTTAAAGACACTACGCAACAAAACTTTTCAATATTCTCAAATGAACATAATACTGGTATCGGTTTGGGTATGCCTTACGATGAGAGTAATGTTAATCCACTTCATCAAATTCAAGGATTAGGTCCTATTGTCTTAAAAACAAATGAAATCATGGTTACATATTCACTGCTCACTCAAATATTTGATTTCACACCACTGGGTGAATACACAAAGGACCATGAGGAGAATAAAGTCATTGTTTTACATCAAGATAATGGGGGATTAGGTACAGAGGTACATTTATATACACCTTCAACACCTGTGCAATTTCCTGAGGTTGGTATTATAGAACAACTTGAATTTACTGCTCGCGACGAACACCATTTTAACACTGCGATAAAGCAACTTGACTTAAACGAACTTCCTTATCAACAACTTAAAAATGAGCAAGATAATACACGTGCAATTCGTATCAATGATGTGAGCGGCATGTCGTTTATATTAACTCTAGATGAATCTTAA
- a CDS encoding 5-bromo-4-chloroindolyl phosphate hydrolysis family protein yields the protein MKYQISRLFGGLVGIPVAIGAFLTSIFTLDIMFIYDILIGSAGFIIGYIPTQRLTSRSYLKELNLTRKDYRYITHQIHTTQGKIKRIFKTFINVRSINDFKLVNDIYRISRTVNATVRQRPDLFYNIESFYYTHIDNALNLIESYTRLAKMPVKSTEERQMLQQTRITLEEVRRNLVADLKEVNAQDYNQLDTEMKLNKIYQKRKEMEHKK from the coding sequence ATGAAATATCAAATTTCAAGACTTTTTGGAGGACTTGTAGGCATTCCAGTAGCTATTGGTGCTTTTTTAACAAGTATTTTTACGTTAGATATTATGTTTATTTATGATATCTTAATTGGATCAGCTGGATTTATTATTGGATATATCCCTACTCAAAGATTAACATCAAGAAGTTACTTGAAGGAATTAAATTTAACGCGTAAGGACTATCGATATATTACGCATCAAATTCATACGACACAAGGTAAAATTAAACGTATTTTCAAAACATTTATCAATGTTCGTTCTATTAATGATTTTAAGCTTGTAAATGATATTTATCGTATTTCTCGAACAGTAAATGCGACTGTACGACAAAGACCAGACCTTTTCTATAATATTGAAAGTTTTTATTACACACATATAGACAATGCCTTGAATTTAATAGAAAGTTACACACGACTAGCTAAAATGCCTGTAAAGTCAACGGAAGAACGTCAAATGTTGCAACAAACACGCATCACATTAGAAGAAGTAAGAAGAAATTTAGTAGCGGACTTAAAAGAAGTGAATGCACAAGATTATAATCAATTAGACACTGAGATGAAACTTAATAAAATTTATCAAAAACGCAAAGAAATGGAGCATAAAAAATGA
- the brnQ3 gene encoding branched-chain amino acid-like transporter carrier protein BrnQ3: MNKNTLVIGFMLFAIFFGAGNLIFPPNLGLSSGQYFWPSILAFVLTGIGLPLLGIVVGALDKQGYVGAINKIHPGFSILFLVAIYLTIGPLFAIPRTASTSFEMTITPIIGTSNPIALLIFTIIYFAIVLYLCLNPGKIVDRIGAILTPLLLITILAMIVKGFIDFGGQPNNQADPEVYTSNLAGFSKGFTDGYLTMDAIAAIAFSMIVINAIKATGVKHANQIFKQTALAGLIAAFALAVIYISLGFIGNHIVLSEATMNKLVANDQNIGAYLLVTMANTGYGAFGKYLLGIIVALACLTTACGLVVAVSEYFHKLFPKISYKFFVIIFTLISLFLSNLGLNDVIKLSVPVLSIIYPIAITTVLLILIARFIPTRRITQQITVAVISLESILSVIHANGWANLSFISKLPLHQFALEWFPIMVVTLIIAYIIGAFIKKSDIIVYEKE; this comes from the coding sequence ATGAACAAAAATACACTTGTTATTGGGTTTATGTTATTTGCGATATTTTTTGGTGCAGGTAACTTGATTTTCCCACCAAATTTAGGCCTTTCAAGCGGCCAATATTTCTGGCCATCTATTTTAGCCTTTGTTTTAACAGGTATAGGTCTTCCGCTATTGGGAATAGTAGTAGGGGCACTTGATAAACAAGGTTATGTAGGTGCTATTAATAAAATCCACCCAGGATTTTCGATCTTATTTTTAGTTGCCATTTATTTAACAATTGGTCCATTGTTTGCGATTCCACGTACAGCATCTACGTCTTTCGAAATGACAATCACACCGATTATTGGCACGAGTAATCCTATCGCCTTATTAATATTCACAATTATTTATTTTGCGATTGTGCTTTACTTATGTTTAAATCCTGGCAAAATCGTAGACCGTATTGGTGCAATCTTAACGCCATTACTGCTCATTACGATACTTGCAATGATTGTTAAAGGTTTCATCGATTTTGGTGGTCAACCGAACAACCAAGCAGACCCTGAAGTGTATACCTCTAATTTAGCTGGTTTTTCTAAAGGTTTTACTGATGGTTATTTAACAATGGATGCCATCGCAGCAATTGCTTTCTCAATGATTGTAATTAATGCTATTAAAGCAACAGGTGTTAAACATGCGAATCAAATTTTTAAACAAACAGCATTAGCTGGCTTAATTGCTGCTTTTGCATTAGCAGTTATTTATATTTCATTAGGATTTATCGGCAATCATATTGTTTTATCTGAGGCGACGATGAACAAACTCGTAGCGAATGATCAAAACATTGGAGCATATTTGCTTGTAACCATGGCAAATACCGGCTATGGTGCATTCGGGAAATACCTTCTTGGAATTATTGTTGCATTGGCTTGTTTAACAACTGCTTGTGGTTTAGTTGTTGCAGTTAGTGAATATTTCCATAAATTATTTCCAAAAATATCTTACAAATTTTTTGTAATCATCTTTACACTTATCAGTTTATTCTTATCTAATTTAGGATTAAATGATGTGATCAAACTGTCTGTACCTGTGCTATCAATTATTTATCCAATCGCGATTACAACGGTTTTACTCATTTTAATTGCGCGTTTTATTCCAACACGACGCATTACACAACAAATTACCGTTGCCGTAATTTCACTCGAATCTATTCTTAGTGTAATACACGCAAATGGTTGGGCAAACCTTAGCTTTATTAGCAAATTACCATTACATCAATTCGCTTTAGAGTGGTTCCCAATCATGGTCGTAACACTCATCATTGCATATATCATTGGAGCGTTTATCAAAAAGTCAGACATTATCGTATATGAAAAAGAATAA
- a CDS encoding ATP-binding protein — protein sequence MKRYINADENVFGDAVKLFQLNKNILLKGPTGSGKTKLAETLSQTLNIPMHQVNCSVDLDTESLLGFKTIKTNENGQQEIIFIDGPVIQAMKQGHILYIDEINMAKPETLPILNGVLDYRRQLTNPFTGEVIKAAEGFKVIAAINEGYVGTLPMNEALKNRFVVINVDYIDGATLHDVIKAQSLLQDSKLIYQIIKFNEDLRTMTKQGQLSEEAASIRALIDLSDLATAIPIERAIQRTIIDKLEDEREQQAVQNAVELNF from the coding sequence ATGAAACGATATATTAATGCTGATGAAAATGTATTTGGAGATGCAGTAAAGCTATTCCAATTGAATAAAAATATTTTATTAAAAGGTCCTACAGGATCAGGTAAAACAAAGCTTGCAGAAACATTGAGCCAAACACTTAATATACCTATGCATCAAGTAAACTGTTCTGTTGATCTTGATACTGAAAGTTTATTAGGTTTCAAAACGATTAAGACGAACGAAAATGGACAGCAAGAAATTATTTTTATCGATGGACCAGTGATCCAAGCGATGAAACAGGGCCACATTTTATATATTGATGAAATTAACATGGCCAAACCTGAAACGCTACCTATATTAAATGGTGTATTAGACTACAGACGCCAACTAACAAATCCTTTTACTGGTGAAGTCATTAAAGCAGCTGAAGGCTTTAAAGTAATTGCTGCTATTAATGAAGGATATGTCGGCACTTTACCTATGAATGAAGCATTAAAAAATCGCTTCGTAGTTATAAACGTAGACTATATTGATGGTGCAACGTTACACGATGTTATAAAAGCGCAAAGCTTATTGCAAGACTCAAAATTAATTTATCAAATTATAAAATTCAACGAAGATTTACGTACGATGACGAAACAAGGACAACTATCTGAAGAGGCAGCCAGTATTCGTGCACTCATAGATTTGAGCGATTTAGCAACAGCGATTCCAATCGAGCGTGCGATTCAACGGACTATTATAGATAAGTTAGAAGATGAAAGAGAACAACAAGCTGTTCAAAATGCTGTAGAACTAAACTTTTAG
- a CDS encoding DUF1033 family protein, giving the protein MWEVVKIRTDYEGWWLFDDWRDFRIETYYFETYASFINTYAHLIKEAQASYDNCIVGKYHMYAFYNNCDMNYCEHCDEDLQIFDSFIILNNEKIYYNLPLID; this is encoded by the coding sequence ATGTGGGAAGTTGTAAAAATACGCACCGATTATGAGGGATGGTGGCTGTTTGACGATTGGAGAGACTTTCGTATCGAAACTTACTACTTTGAGACATACGCTTCATTTATCAATACATACGCACATTTGATTAAAGAGGCACAAGCATCTTATGATAATTGCATCGTAGGTAAGTACCATATGTATGCATTTTATAATAATTGTGATATGAATTATTGTGAACATTGTGATGAAGATCTCCAAATATTTGATAGCTTTATCATATTAAACAATGAAAAAATTTATTATAATCTACCTTTAATTGACTAA
- the alr gene encoding alanine racemase: MTAIWQVNTQLFRENIQNVKQHHNIMAVVKNNAYHYGLAFAVKIFMKEGIDTFSTTSLSEAVQIRKLAPTATIFLMNPSQQFDVLRDYKIHVTLPSKSYYEKYKKELWGIHVHLEYENLLHRSGFKNLEEIQEVLQDHFKNENNKMIVAGLWTHFGYADEFDVDEYDIEKHNWITLVETLLQAGFEFKYIHAQNSASYYREYGILPHHTHARVGIALYGSRPYSKVPRHQIKQSLKVKAQVIQVRTVQKGEHCGYSFAYTVENDDTKLAVIDIGYGDGILRTRAQHDVLINGKRYPIRALMMSHMFVEVDDTVEPEDEVIIYNDILRIDDYTFKGVGANSEQLSALNVNSLKKEYL, translated from the coding sequence ATGACAGCAATATGGCAAGTAAACACGCAACTTTTTCGTGAAAATATTCAAAATGTGAAACAACATCATAATATTATGGCTGTAGTTAAAAATAACGCATACCATTATGGCTTGGCATTTGCTGTAAAGATATTTATGAAAGAAGGTATTGATACATTTAGTACGACTTCTCTTTCTGAAGCGGTTCAAATAAGAAAACTTGCACCAACAGCAACGATATTTTTAATGAACCCATCCCAGCAATTTGATGTGTTACGAGACTATAAAATTCATGTCACCCTTCCATCTAAATCCTATTATGAGAAATATAAAAAAGAGTTGTGGGGAATACATGTACATTTGGAATATGAAAATTTGTTACATCGATCGGGTTTTAAAAATCTAGAAGAAATTCAAGAAGTACTTCAAGACCATTTTAAAAATGAAAACAATAAAATGATTGTGGCAGGATTATGGACGCACTTCGGATATGCAGATGAATTTGATGTAGATGAGTATGATATTGAAAAACACAATTGGATTACTCTCGTTGAGACACTCCTTCAAGCAGGTTTCGAATTTAAATATATACATGCTCAAAATAGTGCAAGTTACTATAGAGAATACGGCATCTTGCCACATCATACTCATGCGCGTGTAGGTATTGCACTATATGGATCGCGACCTTATTCTAAGGTTCCTCGTCATCAAATTAAGCAATCACTTAAGGTAAAAGCTCAAGTGATTCAAGTTAGAACTGTTCAAAAAGGTGAACATTGTGGATATAGCTTTGCTTATACCGTGGAGAATGATGATACGAAATTGGCAGTGATTGATATTGGATATGGTGATGGGATATTGAGAACGCGTGCACAACACGATGTACTTATTAATGGAAAACGCTACCCTATTCGTGCATTGATGATGAGTCACATGTTTGTGGAAGTCGATGATACTGTAGAGCCTGAAGATGAGGTTATCATTTACAATGATATTTTACGAATTGACGATTATACGTTTAAAGGCGTTGGTGCAAACTCTGAGCAGTTAAGCGCGCTAAATGTAAATTCTTTAAAAAAGGAGTATTTGTAA
- the lysA gene encoding diaminopimelate decarboxylase: MTIQYNNNGELTLGHTNLKTLAQSFGTPTIVYDETYIRNQMRRYHRAFQNVGVDYVLSYASKAFTCIQMVKLADEEKFDLDVVSIGELYTAIEAGFDPQRIHFHGNNKTLEEIQYALKSDIGYFVVDSLDEIALIDRCATKPVDVLLRVNPGVEAHTHEFIQTGQEKSKFGLSIKHGLANKGVELVQQSKHLRLKGIHFHIGSQIEETTGMKETAKIVLNWLHNSQIYIDMLNIGGGFAVKYVDGDCAFNIEKGIPEIVENIKSTCLDLGYVLPTISIEPGRSIVAEAGVTLYEVGSIKEIPQVNKYVSVDGGMSDHIRTALYDAKYNVMLVNREEKTEETVSIAGKLCESGDILIHEAKLPKSVQRGDYLAVLSTGAYHYSMASNYNQIQKPAVFFVCNGKAREVIKRQSLRQLIINDIR; this comes from the coding sequence ATGACAATACAATACAATAATAATGGTGAACTGACTTTAGGTCATACTAATTTAAAAACGCTTGCACAGAGCTTTGGCACTCCGACCATTGTTTATGATGAAACATATATTAGAAATCAAATGAGACGCTATCATCGTGCTTTTCAAAACGTGGGTGTGGATTATGTTTTATCTTATGCGTCGAAAGCCTTTACTTGTATTCAAATGGTTAAGTTAGCTGATGAGGAAAAATTTGACTTAGATGTGGTCTCTATAGGTGAACTTTATACCGCAATTGAAGCTGGATTTGATCCTCAACGTATACATTTTCATGGGAATAACAAAACGTTAGAAGAAATCCAATACGCTTTAAAAAGTGATATAGGTTATTTTGTTGTAGATAGTCTTGATGAAATTGCGTTAATTGATAGGTGTGCGACTAAACCGGTTGATGTACTTTTACGTGTGAACCCAGGTGTAGAAGCGCACACTCATGAATTTATTCAAACAGGACAAGAAAAAAGTAAATTCGGCTTATCTATTAAACATGGATTAGCCAATAAAGGTGTTGAATTGGTGCAACAAAGTAAGCATCTTCGTCTAAAAGGCATACACTTTCATATTGGCTCACAAATTGAAGAAACTACAGGCATGAAAGAAACAGCTAAAATTGTTCTCAACTGGCTTCATAATTCTCAAATTTACATAGATATGTTAAATATTGGTGGCGGCTTTGCCGTAAAGTATGTAGATGGAGATTGTGCATTTAATATTGAAAAAGGTATTCCTGAAATTGTGGAGAATATTAAATCAACTTGTTTAGATTTAGGCTACGTACTCCCTACAATTAGTATTGAACCTGGGCGGTCAATTGTTGCTGAAGCAGGTGTTACATTATATGAAGTGGGTTCGATTAAAGAAATTCCCCAGGTGAATAAATATGTTTCAGTAGATGGAGGTATGAGTGATCATATTCGTACAGCGCTCTATGACGCAAAATATAATGTAATGCTTGTCAATCGTGAAGAAAAAACTGAAGAAACGGTTTCAATTGCAGGGAAATTATGTGAATCGGGTGATATTTTAATTCACGAAGCAAAACTACCAAAAAGTGTTCAACGTGGCGATTATCTTGCAGTATTATCTACCGGTGCTTATCATTACAGTATGGCATCAAACTATAATCAAATTCAAAAACCTGCAGTGTTTTTCGTATGTAATGGCAAAGCCAGAGAAGTCATAAAAAGACAATCTTTGCGTCAATTGATAATCAATGATATAAGGTAA
- a CDS encoding acylphosphatase, giving the protein MKHNFIRVYGRVQGVGFRYFTQRLAHKYDIVGYVKNVQDFVEVDAQGSANNLKLFTDAVINGASPASDVTDYTVETKEIDTTLKEFKAV; this is encoded by the coding sequence ATGAAACATAATTTCATCAGAGTATATGGACGTGTTCAAGGTGTCGGTTTTCGTTATTTCACCCAAAGATTAGCCCATAAATATGATATCGTTGGCTATGTAAAAAATGTTCAAGATTTTGTAGAAGTCGATGCACAAGGGTCTGCTAATAACTTAAAGTTATTCACAGATGCTGTTATAAACGGTGCTTCTCCTGCGTCTGATGTTACTGATTATACAGTTGAAACTAAAGAAATAGATACGACTTTAAAGGAATTTAAAGCAGTATGA